One Cervus elaphus chromosome 27, mCerEla1.1, whole genome shotgun sequence genomic region harbors:
- the C27H18orf25 gene encoding uncharacterized protein C18orf25 homolog isoform X3 — translation MKMEEAVGKVEELIESEVPPKTSEQETAKEEDGSVELESQVPKDGVVDSTVLSSMPCLLMELRRDSSESQLASTESDKPTTGRVYESDSSNHCMLSPSSSGHLADSDTLSSAEENEPSQAETAVEGDPSGVSGATVGRKSRRSRSESETSTMAAKKNRQSSDKQNGRVAKVKGHRSQKHKERIRLLRQKREAAARKKYNLLQDSSTSDSDLTCDSSTSSSDDDEEVSGSSKTITAEIPGVFILEEV, via the coding sequence ATGAAGATGGAGGAGGCAGTGGGAAAAGTTGAAGAACTCATTGAGTCTGAAGTGCCACCAAAAACATCTGAACAAGAGACAGCTAAGGAGGAAGATGGATCTGTGGAACTGGAATCTCAAGTTCCAAAAGATGGTGTGGTGGATTCTACAGTTCTTTCTTCAATGCCCTGCTTGTTGATGGAACTGAGAAGGGACTCTTCTGAGTCTCAGTTAGCATCCACAGAGAGTGACAAGCCGACAACTGGCCGAGTTTATGAGAGTGACTCCTCTAACCACTGCATGCTTTCCCCTTCCTCTAGTGGTCACCTGGCCGATTCAGATACATTGTCTTCTGCAGAGGAGAATGAACCCTCCCAGGCGGAAACAGCGGTAGAAGGAGACCCTTCCGGAGTGTCTGGTGCCACAGTTGGGCGTAAGTCTCGCCGGTCACGATCTGAAAGTGAAACATCCACCATGGCTGCCAAGAAAAACCGGCAATCCAGTGATAAACAGAATGGCCGAGTTGCCAAGGTTAAAGGTCATCGGAGCCAAAAGCACAAGGAGAGAATCAGGCTACTGAGGCAGAAGCGGGAGGCTGCTGCACGGAAGAAATATAACCTGTTGCAGGACAGTAGTACCAGTGATAGTGACCTGACTTGTGACTCAAGCACGAGCTCATCAGATGATGATGAAGAGGTTTCAGGGAGCAGCAAGACAATCACTGCAGAGATACCAG